In the genome of Francisella salimarina, one region contains:
- the der gene encoding ribosome biogenesis GTPase Der yields the protein MSFLVAIVGRANVGKSTLFNVLTNSRDALVFDFEGVTRDRQYGQAKYDGLDYLVVDTGGISDQDAGFDEFMAKQSQMAIDEANLVFFVVDGRSGLTAGDEYVADLLRQKDKKVVVVVNKVDGVEEESAMADFYKFGFEKVFSVSAAHRRNTQKLIDKFLKKPLNEYYQDYTQTQEHKEQLRHGIHFSLIGRPNVGKSTLTNRMLGEDRVVVFDMPGTTIDSVSIPFERHGHKYTIVDTAGVRKRGKVKQTLEKFSVIKTLQAIQDSNVVVAVVDARQGISDQDLSLIHFAIKNGRALVLAINKWDGMTEEDRNQVKQDLKRKLFFLEDYVDMHFISALHGTNVGHVFESIDTAYNCANKKITTADATRLMQLAVEAHSPPMVGKFRIKLKYAHVGGHNPPVIVIHGNQVNRLPNSYKRYLENFFREALDFRGTPIVFEFKQSDNPFADRKNKRTKDEGSKSKKAK from the coding sequence ATGTCTTTCTTGGTTGCAATAGTTGGTAGAGCCAATGTTGGTAAATCTACTCTTTTTAATGTTTTAACAAACTCTCGTGATGCATTGGTTTTTGATTTTGAGGGAGTAACTCGTGATCGTCAATATGGTCAGGCTAAATACGATGGCTTAGATTATCTTGTTGTCGATACTGGTGGTATATCAGATCAAGATGCAGGTTTTGATGAGTTTATGGCAAAACAGTCTCAGATGGCAATAGATGAAGCGAATTTAGTTTTCTTTGTGGTTGATGGTAGATCAGGTTTAACAGCTGGAGATGAGTATGTTGCCGATCTTTTGCGTCAGAAAGATAAGAAAGTAGTAGTTGTCGTGAATAAAGTAGATGGTGTTGAAGAAGAGTCTGCAATGGCAGATTTTTATAAATTTGGCTTTGAAAAAGTATTTTCAGTATCAGCAGCACATCGTAGAAACACCCAAAAGCTTATTGATAAATTTCTTAAAAAACCTCTGAATGAATACTATCAGGACTACACTCAGACACAAGAGCATAAGGAGCAACTGCGCCATGGTATACACTTCTCGCTTATTGGGCGCCCTAATGTAGGCAAATCAACACTTACAAATAGAATGCTTGGAGAAGACAGAGTAGTGGTTTTTGATATGCCTGGCACTACTATCGATAGTGTTAGTATTCCGTTTGAGCGCCATGGGCATAAATACACTATTGTTGATACAGCAGGTGTGCGTAAAAGGGGTAAGGTAAAACAGACATTAGAAAAGTTTTCTGTTATTAAGACTCTACAAGCAATACAAGATTCAAATGTTGTGGTTGCTGTGGTTGATGCAAGACAAGGAATTTCAGATCAAGATTTAAGTTTGATACATTTTGCTATCAAGAATGGTAGAGCACTTGTGTTGGCTATAAATAAGTGGGATGGTATGACTGAAGAAGATCGCAATCAAGTTAAACAAGATTTGAAGCGAAAATTATTCTTCTTAGAAGATTATGTCGATATGCACTTTATTTCGGCATTGCATGGTACAAATGTAGGGCATGTGTTTGAGTCTATAGATACTGCATATAATTGTGCGAATAAAAAAATAACTACAGCAGATGCAACTCGTCTGATGCAACTTGCTGTTGAGGCTCATTCACCCCCGATGGTTGGTAAATTTAGAATTAAGCTTAAGTATGCTCATGTTGGTGGGCATAATCCTCCTGTCATCGTTATACATGGTAACCAAGTTAATAGATTACCTAATTCATATAAAAGATATTTAGAAAATTTCTTTAGAGAAGCTTTAGATTTTCGTGGTACTCCTATAGTATTTGAATTTAAACAGTCAGACAATCCTTTTGCAGATAGAAAAAATAAGAGAACAAAAGATGAAGGCAGTAAGAGTAAAAAAGCTAAATAA
- a CDS encoding DUF3573 domain-containing protein, translated as MLKKKIYASALIFSIFDISYADDQQQLSQQEVAQLASQIKLLQAEINNLDQQENTEVKVGLGSQQKANIEFSDFDKNVRVREQYLQEQMVIGAPANSDSDQVDVGDQVKITTQGEVTYVGSFSSNNTVPIGQLPSNLFASSILRQRAFFDDYAIFFGGFIQADAQTWNGSNITTRSGGTFDGNGENIYLTSATLYFLANLGHYVTANMDFVADQNNNYDLQDGFVIFGNLDTTPVFVSVGKYRPSVGSYGGGGPWTNSITANMFRPNRITNAAINYRGDTSNANFTLFDAENHATFSLAYFDAVKIDNLGQIGFNLGYMHDIRGANSRFSFINNRVGEFNVDTAISIQSIPFLPGNLNLGAGWATTTTQSTQFNGYGNAYAGAFTVQAAYTLTLFGKGQNINASYGHSYNADNIPMPLSAGVGTFKTASGIKDQILISTQRSLFDDNVLVGPEYSWQSLYNGQKMNTFTIDLSVYV; from the coding sequence ATGCTTAAAAAAAAGATATATGCTTCAGCATTAATTTTTTCAATTTTTGACATCTCTTATGCAGATGATCAGCAACAGTTGAGTCAACAGGAAGTTGCTCAATTAGCAAGTCAAATTAAATTGCTACAAGCAGAGATTAATAATTTAGATCAGCAAGAAAATACAGAAGTCAAGGTTGGCTTAGGCTCGCAACAAAAAGCTAATATTGAATTTAGTGATTTTGATAAAAATGTAAGAGTTAGAGAGCAGTATTTGCAAGAGCAAATGGTTATAGGCGCCCCTGCTAATAGCGATAGCGACCAGGTCGATGTTGGTGATCAAGTTAAGATTACTACGCAGGGTGAAGTTACTTATGTGGGCTCATTCTCAAGTAATAACACCGTACCGATTGGTCAGTTACCAAGTAACCTTTTTGCATCAAGTATTCTTAGACAGAGAGCATTCTTTGATGATTATGCAATCTTTTTTGGTGGATTTATTCAGGCAGATGCTCAGACATGGAATGGTAGCAATATTACAACAAGGTCAGGTGGAACCTTTGACGGTAATGGCGAAAACATATACCTAACAAGTGCAACACTATATTTTTTGGCAAATCTTGGGCATTATGTAACCGCTAATATGGATTTTGTCGCTGATCAAAATAATAACTATGATCTTCAGGATGGTTTTGTTATTTTTGGTAATCTTGACACAACACCAGTATTTGTATCTGTTGGTAAATATAGACCTTCTGTTGGATCTTATGGTGGTGGTGGTCCATGGACAAATAGTATTACTGCGAACATGTTTAGACCAAATAGAATTACCAATGCAGCTATAAACTATAGAGGTGACACCTCAAATGCCAACTTTACGCTTTTTGATGCGGAGAATCATGCAACTTTTTCATTAGCATACTTCGATGCTGTAAAAATTGATAATCTAGGACAAATTGGTTTTAACCTAGGGTATATGCATGATATTAGAGGAGCTAATAGTAGATTTAGTTTTATAAATAATCGTGTTGGTGAGTTTAATGTCGATACAGCAATTAGTATCCAGAGTATACCTTTTTTACCTGGTAATCTAAATCTTGGGGCAGGTTGGGCAACGACTACTACGCAAAGTACACAGTTTAACGGTTATGGTAATGCTTATGCAGGAGCTTTTACAGTACAGGCTGCGTATACATTAACATTGTTTGGTAAGGGGCAAAATATTAACGCCAGTTATGGACACTCTTATAATGCTGATAATATTCCTATGCCACTATCTGCAGGGGTTGGGACTTTCAAAACAGCTTCAGGGATTAAAGATCAGATTTTGATATCTACCCAAAGGTCTTTATTTGATGATAATGTACTGGTTGGCCCAGAGTACTCTTGGCAAAGCTTGTATAATGGTCAGAAAATGAATACGTTCACTATAGATTTATCTGTGTATGTTTAA
- a CDS encoding NAD-dependent malic enzyme — protein MMAREKRIRKLRNKIGKVFAIETNLTGRQLLNNRVLNKDVAFSQEERIAFDLIGYLPEKVESLDEQAARVKRQLDQKPNALEKYVFLNRLHDLNTTLFYHFVRENIEDIMPVIYTPTVGEAVQKYSSSFRKQSGLFLSISHKKHIAKILERYEYNSIDLVLVTDGEAVLGIGDQGIGGMNISIGKIMVYVAASGIDPARVLPVQLDMGTNNDQLLSAPGYLGIRLPRVSGETYDEFIEEFVSQVKTRFPNVFLHWEDLGRDNATRILEKYKDKLCTFNDDIEGTGIVAAANCIAAVKTASAKRIEVGELTPEEAISGICDIRIVIYGAGSAGCGIARQLADVISDRAGVSIEEAMKSIYLVDRYGLVCDKLRAKRITPEQKPFVKFSDEIDTWKVEDPSYITLEEAVKNTKCDILIGTSGQPGSFNEEIIKTMAKNNNYPIIMPLSNPTSLCEALPEDIIKWTEGRALIAAGSPFPDVTYNGCKYRISQGNNAFIFPGLGLGSVAVHAKILTKGMIRAACYRLSELSPMVINEDITQPLLAKISDLVEVTKEITKAVAKQAILENVHGVDVDLEDLTEEEFDSEVERLINLSSWTPTYAPYMPI, from the coding sequence ATCATGGCACGTGAGAAAAGAATTAGAAAATTAAGGAATAAGATTGGTAAGGTTTTTGCGATTGAGACAAATCTTACTGGTAGGCAATTATTAAATAATCGTGTTTTAAATAAAGATGTTGCTTTTAGCCAAGAGGAAAGAATTGCATTTGATTTAATCGGTTATCTTCCTGAGAAAGTTGAAAGTTTGGACGAGCAAGCTGCTAGAGTTAAAAGGCAGCTTGATCAAAAGCCAAATGCTCTTGAGAAATATGTATTTTTGAATAGGTTGCATGATTTAAATACAACTCTTTTTTATCATTTTGTCCGCGAAAATATTGAAGATATAATGCCAGTTATATATACACCTACAGTTGGTGAAGCAGTACAAAAGTATAGTAGCTCATTTAGAAAACAGAGCGGACTTTTCTTATCTATAAGCCACAAAAAACATATTGCTAAGATCTTAGAAAGATACGAGTATAACAGTATTGACTTAGTTCTTGTAACAGATGGTGAAGCTGTTCTTGGTATTGGCGATCAAGGTATTGGTGGTATGAATATTAGTATCGGTAAGATCATGGTTTATGTTGCCGCTAGCGGTATAGATCCAGCGAGAGTTTTACCAGTTCAGTTGGATATGGGTACTAATAACGATCAGTTGCTAAGTGCACCTGGCTATCTTGGTATACGCCTGCCAAGGGTTTCAGGTGAGACTTATGATGAATTTATTGAAGAATTTGTGAGTCAGGTTAAGACAAGGTTTCCTAATGTGTTTTTGCACTGGGAAGATCTGGGTCGTGATAATGCTACACGTATCCTTGAGAAATATAAGGATAAGCTATGTACATTTAATGATGACATAGAAGGTACCGGTATTGTGGCAGCAGCTAACTGTATAGCCGCTGTCAAGACTGCTAGTGCAAAAAGGATAGAGGTGGGAGAGTTGACTCCCGAAGAAGCTATAAGTGGTATATGTGATATTAGAATAGTTATCTATGGTGCTGGAAGCGCAGGATGTGGTATTGCAAGACAGCTTGCAGATGTAATATCAGATAGAGCGGGTGTATCTATCGAAGAAGCTATGAAGAGTATCTATTTAGTTGATAGGTATGGTTTGGTATGCGATAAGTTAAGAGCGAAAAGAATTACACCTGAACAGAAGCCTTTTGTTAAATTTAGTGATGAGATTGATACCTGGAAAGTCGAAGATCCAAGTTATATAACATTAGAAGAAGCTGTCAAAAATACAAAATGTGATATTTTAATTGGAACCTCAGGTCAGCCAGGATCATTTAATGAGGAAATCATTAAAACAATGGCTAAAAATAATAATTATCCTATCATTATGCCTTTATCTAATCCAACTTCGCTATGTGAAGCATTACCTGAAGATATTATTAAGTGGACAGAAGGTAGGGCACTGATAGCCGCAGGTAGTCCATTCCCAGATGTAACATATAATGGGTGTAAATATAGAATTTCTCAAGGTAATAATGCCTTTATATTTCCTGGTTTGGGCCTCGGTTCAGTTGCAGTGCATGCAAAAATTCTTACAAAAGGTATGATTCGAGCTGCTTGTTACAGGTTGAGTGAATTATCTCCAATGGTAATCAATGAAGATATAACACAACCATTGCTTGCTAAAATATCTGACTTAGTTGAAGTAACGAAAGAGATAACTAAAGCAGTAGCTAAGCAAGCTATTTTGGAAAATGTTCATGGTGTAGACGTTGATTTGGAAGATCTTACAGAGGAAGAGTTTGATAGTGAGGTAGAAAGATTAATTAATTTATCGTCTTGGACACCAACTTACGCCCCTTATATGCCTATCTAA
- a CDS encoding ComF family protein, with amino-acid sequence MEIITKILQILFTQNCLLCKQSSEDVICNYCLHSLEVDLNTQQYKLDFDIEYDYYHLLSYTTEVRYLLQKLKFQKYLLVMRVFSKLMQKWWDKMGDKYFADVDAIATVPIHRLRYVYRGFNQSELLASELAEYADIRTVFSNCSRTKYTKSQAKSFKQKRASQIKGVFQLNQPIIAKHLLIFDDVLTTGATIREFIGTISEGSQINKISIVTLVRPE; translated from the coding sequence ATGGAGATTATAACAAAAATACTGCAAATACTCTTCACTCAGAATTGTTTATTATGTAAGCAGTCATCTGAGGATGTTATCTGTAATTATTGTTTACACAGTCTGGAAGTAGACTTGAATACACAACAGTATAAGTTAGATTTTGATATTGAGTATGATTATTATCACCTACTTAGTTACACAACAGAAGTTAGATATTTATTACAAAAGCTTAAGTTTCAAAAATATTTGTTAGTAATGCGGGTGTTCAGTAAGCTTATGCAGAAATGGTGGGATAAGATGGGCGATAAATACTTCGCTGATGTTGATGCCATTGCTACAGTGCCCATACATAGGCTTAGATATGTCTATAGAGGGTTTAATCAGTCTGAGCTTCTTGCTAGTGAATTAGCAGAATATGCTGATATTAGAACAGTGTTTTCAAATTGCTCACGTACGAAATATACAAAGTCACAAGCTAAATCATTCAAGCAAAAAAGAGCTTCACAGATAAAGGGAGTATTCCAGCTTAATCAACCTATTATAGCTAAGCATTTATTGATATTTGATGATGTTTTGACAACAGGGGCAACGATTAGAGAATTTATAGGAACTATATCAGAAGGTAGCCAAATTAATAAAATATCTATAGTTACTCTCGTGCGTCCAGAATAA
- a CDS encoding DUF3573 domain-containing protein — MVGRLKRTCMLVGSLLACYGYAYSEDSPQVVSQGGPLGATSIGDQSLGQSSQNSTSSASTSANASQQSSGSVNERELLLSLQKQVQQLQGQLQQLKSQNGNGGLKNTSNGSSSFTTYSSKVDGNKNPGSLGGNGEGRDLSRALVSDSDPSDIMQNVSASDSIVSLGDQPAGGIFSSNGGIDVGGAPAITTQGQVTYLGSYSGNNSIPIGQISSNLFASTLLGQREKFDDYSVFFGGFIEADAQAWWGSGITKNNPNNQRLSANGQNIYLTNAKLYFLSNLGHYVTAQFDFDTDESGSFGLGNAFVIFGNLDTSPFFVTAGRNKPTVGSYGGGGSWTGGITGFLAPDNVTNVSLNYKDAVWNASVAVFGSDDKHANFSTGLFYADSWTPNLGAGFNVGYVYNIAGAGNSSIPLALDNLNRKGDTVGAINVDGNLAYSMWGGIFQIGAGWASTTNAEEFNGVGNGNVLAGAWYGALNYAAMLGGRNTNFNVTYGQSYNSQAIPMGTANASPNFGNTATGIKEQLIFSAQRAYFDDNVLFGPEYAYQRLYSGEHMNTITLDMSVYV; from the coding sequence GTGGTAGGTAGATTGAAAAGAACTTGTATGTTGGTTGGCAGCTTACTAGCTTGCTATGGTTATGCTTATTCAGAAGACTCCCCACAAGTGGTTTCTCAGGGAGGGCCTCTGGGAGCTACAAGTATTGGAGATCAGAGTCTTGGTCAATCATCACAAAATAGTACAAGCTCAGCTTCGACTTCAGCAAATGCTTCTCAGCAGTCAAGTGGTAGCGTGAATGAGAGAGAGTTATTGCTTAGTTTACAGAAGCAGGTTCAGCAGCTTCAAGGTCAGTTACAGCAGTTAAAATCACAAAATGGTAATGGTGGTTTAAAAAATACATCTAATGGTAGCTCATCGTTTACTACATATAGTTCAAAAGTAGATGGCAATAAAAACCCTGGATCTCTTGGTGGTAATGGTGAAGGTAGAGATTTAAGTCGAGCTCTAGTGTCAGATAGTGATCCTTCTGATATTATGCAAAATGTTAGTGCTAGCGACTCAATTGTAAGTTTAGGAGATCAGCCAGCTGGAGGTATTTTCAGCTCAAATGGTGGTATTGACGTAGGTGGGGCTCCAGCAATTACTACACAAGGTCAGGTAACTTACTTAGGTTCATACTCTGGTAACAACAGTATTCCTATTGGACAGATTTCTTCAAACCTTTTTGCATCTACACTATTAGGTCAAAGAGAGAAATTTGATGATTATTCGGTATTCTTTGGTGGCTTTATCGAGGCTGATGCACAAGCATGGTGGGGTAGTGGAATTACTAAGAATAATCCTAACAATCAAAGATTATCTGCTAATGGACAAAACATATATCTAACGAATGCAAAACTGTATTTCCTATCAAATCTAGGGCATTATGTAACAGCGCAGTTTGACTTTGATACAGATGAGTCAGGAAGCTTTGGTTTAGGTAACGCTTTTGTTATATTTGGTAACCTTGATACATCGCCATTCTTTGTAACAGCAGGTAGAAACAAACCAACTGTTGGATCTTATGGTGGTGGTGGTTCATGGACAGGTGGTATTACCGGTTTCTTAGCTCCTGATAATGTCACTAACGTTTCATTAAACTATAAAGACGCGGTATGGAACGCATCTGTGGCTGTATTTGGTTCAGATGACAAGCATGCAAACTTCTCTACAGGTCTATTCTATGCAGATAGTTGGACTCCTAATCTAGGTGCAGGTTTTAACGTTGGTTATGTATATAATATTGCAGGTGCTGGAAATAGCTCTATTCCATTAGCTCTGGATAATTTGAATAGAAAAGGAGATACAGTTGGTGCTATTAACGTTGATGGAAACTTGGCTTATAGTATGTGGGGAGGAATATTCCAGATAGGTGCCGGATGGGCAAGTACCACAAATGCCGAAGAGTTTAACGGTGTTGGTAATGGTAATGTGTTAGCAGGTGCATGGTACGGAGCACTCAACTACGCAGCTATGCTAGGAGGTAGAAATACTAACTTTAACGTTACTTATGGTCAATCATACAATTCTCAAGCAATACCAATGGGTACAGCAAATGCATCACCAAACTTTGGTAATACTGCAACAGGTATTAAAGAGCAGCTTATTTTCTCTGCTCAGAGAGCGTACTTTGATGATAACGTTCTATTCGGTCCAGAGTATGCATATCAAAGACTATATAGTGGTGAACATATGAATACAATTACTCTCGATATGTCAGTATACGTATAG
- a CDS encoding UDP-N-acetylglucosamine 1-carboxyvinyltransferase — protein sequence MKAVRVKKLNKIAEEVTISISGAKNALLHLIFAGLIPDTKTKFCNVPTTLLDYKGAKEILKNVGARVVEKGECVTIDTSSISNEPLELCGEMTSKTRCSLMLLGSMLKKKGRVRIGFPGGCSFSEKRPFDIHLNGLEALGAEVKLADDYIDVIYKEEKDAEFKMLFPSVGATMNLVMYAVIGSSEVVLENVALEPEVVTLIDYLNQCGANIYFDTDSRKIRVIGVSRLSGCEFEIIFDRIQAMTYAAMAYLYKTNVTITNINTNDTYNIEKPLEKLTNIGARWEYDQAGNSIKFFGKDSIIKGDDIIAAPFPHFPTDLQPIFAVMLFMANSSSTIQDTVYPERINYVYQIRKMGFNISIDNNLIKISPVRDLKNIRPAVMSVKDLRAGMACLMAGSLLDEFSTINNAHQIFRGYNNLIENMSHFMQIEILDGNV from the coding sequence ATGAAGGCAGTAAGAGTAAAAAAGCTAAATAAAATTGCTGAAGAAGTAACGATTAGTATTAGTGGTGCAAAAAATGCTCTGCTACATTTAATTTTTGCAGGATTGATTCCAGATACTAAGACCAAGTTTTGTAATGTACCTACAACTCTTTTAGACTATAAAGGAGCTAAGGAAATTTTAAAAAATGTTGGTGCCAGAGTTGTAGAGAAAGGAGAGTGTGTAACTATTGATACTAGTTCTATTTCGAATGAACCTCTTGAGTTATGCGGTGAGATGACATCTAAAACTAGATGCTCACTGATGCTACTAGGCTCTATGTTGAAGAAGAAGGGTCGTGTAAGAATTGGCTTTCCTGGAGGTTGTAGCTTTAGTGAGAAAAGACCTTTTGATATTCATCTTAATGGGTTGGAAGCTCTTGGTGCAGAAGTGAAGTTGGCGGATGATTATATAGATGTTATCTATAAGGAAGAAAAAGACGCTGAGTTTAAAATGCTTTTTCCTTCTGTTGGTGCTACTATGAATTTGGTCATGTATGCTGTCATAGGTAGTTCTGAGGTAGTTCTTGAAAATGTTGCCTTAGAGCCGGAGGTCGTTACTTTAATTGACTATCTAAATCAATGTGGTGCAAATATTTATTTTGATACTGATAGTAGGAAGATCAGGGTAATTGGTGTTTCTAGGTTGTCAGGATGTGAGTTTGAGATAATTTTTGATCGGATTCAAGCTATGACCTATGCTGCTATGGCTTATTTATATAAAACAAATGTTACAATTACGAATATTAATACTAATGATACTTATAACATTGAAAAGCCTCTTGAGAAGCTTACAAATATAGGTGCTAGATGGGAGTATGATCAAGCTGGTAATAGTATTAAATTCTTCGGTAAAGATAGCATTATAAAAGGTGATGACATAATAGCAGCACCTTTTCCACATTTTCCTACAGATTTGCAGCCTATATTTGCAGTTATGTTATTTATGGCAAATAGTTCAAGTACTATTCAAGATACCGTATATCCTGAACGCATCAATTATGTGTACCAGATCCGTAAGATGGGTTTCAATATTTCAATAGATAATAATTTAATAAAAATAAGCCCTGTTAGAGATTTGAAAAATATACGTCCTGCTGTAATGAGTGTAAAAGATTTGCGAGCAGGCATGGCATGTTTAATGGCTGGATCATTGTTGGATGAGTTTTCGACTATTAATAATGCTCATCAAATTTTTAGAGGGTATAATAATCTTATAGAAAATATGTCTCATTTTATGCAGATTGAGATTTTAGATGGTAATGTTTAG
- the ribF gene encoding bifunctional riboflavin kinase/FAD synthetase codes for MKIITNLTKTNNSSAKAVAIGSFDGVHLGHQAIIKKLINIAKENNLVPCIMFFEPLPKEFFLKEIAPSRIYDFRNKIINLSKLGVEYIICQKFNEKFANIEAREFIEEFLVKKLNTKHIIVGDDFKFGKNRTGNYELLKQYSLTHKFTVDRISTLNLDNHRISSSQIRQSIAEHNIKQANKLLGNSLKINSRVLHGQKNGRKIGFHTVNQKLLKNSALKGVYLSKVHIGNEIFYGVTNAGTRPTIDGKNNLLETHIFNFNEYIYGKHITTEIIDFIRPEKKFNSFDELKAQISKDTETAKKLITTL; via the coding sequence ATGAAAATTATTACAAACTTAACCAAAACTAATAATTCTTCAGCCAAAGCTGTAGCTATAGGCTCATTTGACGGTGTTCATCTAGGACACCAAGCAATCATAAAAAAGCTTATCAATATAGCTAAGGAGAACAATCTAGTACCTTGTATTATGTTTTTTGAACCTTTACCTAAAGAGTTCTTTCTCAAAGAAATTGCGCCTTCGAGAATATATGACTTTAGAAATAAGATTATCAATCTCAGTAAGTTAGGAGTTGAATATATAATCTGTCAAAAATTCAATGAAAAATTTGCAAATATAGAAGCAAGAGAATTTATTGAGGAATTTCTTGTTAAAAAGCTAAATACAAAACATATAATAGTTGGCGATGATTTCAAATTTGGCAAAAACCGAACTGGCAACTATGAACTATTAAAACAATACTCCCTGACTCACAAATTTACAGTTGATAGAATTTCTACACTTAATCTTGATAATCACCGTATAAGCAGTAGCCAAATTCGACAGTCTATTGCCGAGCACAATATCAAACAAGCAAACAAACTACTTGGAAACTCACTAAAGATTAATTCGAGAGTTTTACATGGACAAAAAAACGGTAGAAAAATCGGGTTTCACACTGTAAATCAGAAGCTACTCAAGAATTCAGCCTTAAAAGGAGTATATTTATCAAAGGTTCATATTGGTAACGAAATATTCTATGGAGTTACAAATGCTGGCACTCGACCTACTATTGATGGTAAAAACAACCTTCTAGAAACACACATATTCAACTTTAATGAATATATTTACGGCAAACACATAACAACTGAAATTATTGACTTTATTAGACCAGAAAAAAAATTTAACTCGTTTGATGAACTTAAAGCTCAGATTTCTAAAGATACAGAAACTGCAAAAAAATTAATAACTACATTATAA
- the murB gene encoding UDP-N-acetylmuramate dehydrogenase — translation MSKYISLEQYNTYRIKSYAKHVYFPNNEKELLEIVNRHNQVFFLGNGSNVIFSKEYYDDVAFVVFCENFNSFNIDDKCVKVQAGVLLQDLALATYEAGLSGIETFYDVPASVGGALIMNAGAYGDEIYTYVKSVTILDLKTKKIKKYLKDEIEYGYRYSMFKYLNDICILSAEFEFESKSKQEIKMKLDDIYSRRLLNLPQKPTAGSVFKRPQANMPVGVMVEELGLKGKQVGGAQISPKHGGIIVNNGHATGEDILRLIELIKREVLEHYSIELHEEQIVI, via the coding sequence ATGTCAAAATATATATCTTTAGAACAGTATAATACATATCGCATAAAATCTTATGCTAAGCATGTTTATTTTCCAAATAATGAAAAAGAGTTATTAGAAATTGTGAATAGGCATAATCAGGTATTTTTTCTTGGTAACGGTAGTAATGTTATTTTTTCAAAAGAATATTATGATGATGTTGCGTTTGTGGTATTTTGTGAAAATTTTAATTCTTTTAATATTGATGATAAATGTGTAAAAGTTCAAGCAGGAGTCTTATTACAAGATCTTGCACTTGCGACCTATGAGGCTGGTTTAAGTGGCATAGAGACTTTTTATGATGTTCCAGCTAGTGTAGGTGGTGCATTGATTATGAATGCCGGTGCTTATGGAGATGAAATATATACATATGTGAAAAGTGTTACGATTCTGGATCTCAAAACAAAAAAAATAAAGAAATATCTCAAAGATGAAATTGAGTATGGTTATAGATACTCTATGTTTAAATATCTTAATGATATTTGTATATTATCAGCGGAGTTTGAGTTTGAGTCAAAATCTAAGCAAGAGATTAAAATGAAACTTGATGATATCTATTCGAGAAGATTATTGAATTTGCCTCAAAAACCTACAGCGGGAAGTGTTTTTAAGAGACCTCAAGCAAATATGCCTGTAGGAGTTATGGTTGAAGAGCTGGGACTTAAAGGTAAGCAAGTTGGAGGTGCTCAGATATCCCCTAAACATGGAGGTATTATAGTTAATAATGGTCATGCTACGGGTGAGGATATACTGCGACTTATAGAGCTCATAAAACGAGAGGTTTTAGAACACTATAGTATTGAACTACATGAAGAACAGATTGTTATTTAA
- a CDS encoding biotin synthase, whose translation MFNYNLFLNRISNRKLYRQSFIKNEIAHRLLRRLDFIKLNPSDILITGYCDDDYLSSLQNRFPNAKIHKNQDKVQYFDIIISNSIIHLTDNLAQELDEYYELLKDDGILLFSTFGDKSFDSMKKAFATISKSKHTNDMIDLLTWGNTLQSSRYKTPAIESDLITFTYENIKTIFEDIRHLNEPLADTNMHTCLTGKNMWNTFINKFKQNLQLEIEALYGYAVRKNEDNNITPRANPNRISLDELKKQITEFKKN comes from the coding sequence ATGTTTAATTATAATCTCTTCTTAAATAGAATATCCAACAGAAAACTATATCGACAATCTTTTATTAAAAATGAGATAGCTCATAGACTACTCAGAAGACTTGACTTCATAAAGCTTAATCCATCAGATATCTTAATAACAGGATATTGTGATGACGATTATCTAAGCAGTTTACAAAATCGCTTTCCTAATGCCAAAATACATAAAAACCAAGATAAAGTACAATATTTTGACATTATTATTTCAAATAGTATCATCCATCTAACTGATAACTTGGCCCAAGAGCTAGATGAATATTACGAGCTGCTTAAGGATGATGGTATCCTTTTATTTTCGACCTTTGGCGATAAATCTTTTGACTCTATGAAAAAGGCTTTTGCAACTATTAGTAAGTCAAAGCATACAAATGATATGATAGATCTTCTAACATGGGGTAATACCCTACAAAGTAGTAGATACAAAACCCCAGCTATCGAATCAGACCTAATCACATTCACTTATGAAAACATTAAAACTATATTTGAAGATATTAGACATCTCAATGAGCCTCTAGCAGATACAAATATGCATACTTGTTTGACTGGTAAAAATATGTGGAATACTTTTATTAATAAATTTAAGCAAAATCTACAATTAGAAATAGAAGCTCTATACGGTTATGCGGTTCGCAAGAATGAAGATAATAATATAACCCCACGCGCAAATCCTAATAGAATAAGCCTAGACGAGCTTAAAAAACAAATAACGGAGTTTAAAAAGAATTAA